The genome window GGAAATGGATGAAGAAATTATGAGAGGTTTAGAGTTTATAAATGGATGACATTTAAAACAGATGAGAGAGACGCAGCTTATGGTTATAATGAAAGGTTATTTGGTTGTAGATAGAGCAACGTCTCACATACGTGATGCATGCGTGTAGCATTTTTGCTTTGGGGGACCTAAACACCTTGGAGCATtgcacattttttttttaaaccaagttcaTGTGTGTGTATTCTGCAAAAGATAGGCATTAAAGTCATTTCTGAATCGCGGTTGACATCCGCGTGTTTTCATTTAATCGCAGGGGTTCAACAGGAACCAAAAGAAGAGGTGGACCTGGGGGCCTAAACAAACTCTGTGGCATTACACCTGAGCTTCAAGTTATTGTTGGCGAGTCAGCACTATCAAGAACCGATGTATGATTCACAGTTTGAATAATGCATATCTTTTTAAGATCATAAATCGTTTTGACATAAAAGTATTCTATATGATGTTGTTATAAATTGCGAGTGCAATTATGTTCAGATTGTGAAGCAACTATGGGCATACATAAAGAAAAACAACCTCCAGGATCCTGGGAACAAGAGAAAGATAATCTGCGATGATGCTCTGCGTGTTGTATTCGAAACTGATTGCACCGACATGTTCAAGATGAATAAGCTGCTTGCCAAACATATTATCCGACTTGAGCCCACAAGTATGTAACAATGGGATATGATTTATAAATTCAACCAGATTTTAATTTTTTGGATTTACATAATAAAATTTAATATCTGCAGAAGAATCATCTCGTAAAAGATCGAAAGTCGATGCTGAACCTGCAGCTGAAAGTACCGATGATGTTCCTAGTCAAGTTATAATATCTGATGCACTTGCTAACTGTTTGGGTATTGGAGAAAGAGAAATGTCTCAGTCGGAGGCTTTGAGACTTGTTTGGGAGTACATAAAGGTCAATAATCTTGAGGTATGATAGATTCTGTATGAatgtaaggggttaaatgatTAAAATATCAAAATAGTTCAATAAGAAACGTATCAAATTGGTTGAAAGTCGTCCAAATTTAATTATCAAGTGTAATATTGAAACAATATAATTGTTTGTAGTCATAAGATTATAACAGATTTACAATATTTGAAACAGTGTTTCAGGTTGACGAGAGCCGTTTTGCCAAATCTAATTTAAACGTTATTTTATGCATCCCAAAATATTCACATCACACAGCTGGGCACATAGTTATacaagagtttttttttttgtgtaaatgTCTAATAGTTTGTGACACACAAGTAATTTTGGTCTTAAAAGATTGATAAACAAGGAATCATTGCCATCAATGTTTGGTGGCTTTTAGCAAAAGGAGTGTGTGGtggataaaaaaattataatgatATGTGTAGGCCTCCTGATTACCTtttttaggtgtgttttagcTTTAAAGTAACACAAGCAGCATATAATTTACATTTATTATTAAACTTTTGTTTTTATGtggttgtttaatgtttaatgataggatcctcaaaaTTCGGTGATGATTCTATGTGATGAAAAGCTTAAAGAACTTTTTGGATGTGAAAGTATTTCTGCGATGGGAATACCCGAATTGGTGATCAGAAATCATTTAACCAAGCAGTAATTTAATCAACTTACATCAACTGGTGCGTGTTTCAGCCCTTTGAACTATTGCTTTatgtaggcctgtaaacgaaccgttCGAACATGAGCATAGgcatgtttgtgtttgttcatttaactttaaccgaacacgaacacgaacacgaacatggacacaaacatataatcgaacacatttttttgttcgtgttcgttcattaagaaatcgggcatgttcgtgtttgtttatgttcgttcgtttaaatcctaaacgaacagttcacgaacataaacgaacacaaacgaacataaaaaaaattaactgaacatatttgaataaacataaattaacatgattgaagaaacaagtctaatatattacatttcactcgaaaacacatctaaataagggttcatagatatactaattagttatattaatataagtagttagaatacctaatatttatataaatataactatttatgtatttattaaaatttaaaccaACGTAAATACGTTCAAGAATGTAaataaacgaacgttcacgaacataaaagaatgttcacgaacataaatgaaca of Helianthus annuus cultivar XRQ/B chromosome 1, HanXRQr2.0-SUNRISE, whole genome shotgun sequence contains these proteins:
- the LOC110865229 gene encoding uncharacterized protein LOC110865229; amino-acid sequence: MVSDQEIAKGVEILLTQSDHKSFTSLNDVVHHLGEKLGFDLSHKSIFIRDQINRFLFPSQPQPQPQPPYHHHPPPPQSSAVGKDHFALQQQQQHVQFRYTPPQAHVSQFQHPHFVIHQQQQQQQQHQQQRQRHPVEVSFKPATAPSQAVVSQSLQVPEVKVEGGGVGGQDSGAKAVEKAKKGGSTGTKRRGGPGGLNKLCGITPELQVIVGESALSRTDIVKQLWAYIKKNNLQDPGNKRKIICDDALRVVFETDCTDMFKMNKLLAKHIIRLEPTKESSRKRSKVDAEPAAESTDDVPSQVIISDALANCLGIGEREMSQSEALRLVWEYIKVNNLEDPQNSVMILCDEKLKELFGCESISAMGIPELVIRNHLTKQ